A section of the Gasterosteus aculeatus chromosome 10, fGasAcu3.hap1.1, whole genome shotgun sequence genome encodes:
- the LOC120826959 gene encoding sialin isoform X2, protein MFLGFSVVYGLRVNLSVAMVAMVNTTETEPAQNTSVIGACPAPAGSENTSDPFLQPVGIPQYPWDSETQGWLQGAFFFGYLFTQIPAGYLSGHYGGSVFMGLGVLGTAALTLLTPLASSMGAYWLFALRALEGFGEGVTFPAMMSLWARWSPPLERSRLMTLSGSGASFGAFVALPLTGYICQTLGWPAVFYICGGSGCLWSVFWFAFASDDPRTNRRISKEERDYIINSIGSQGTGHGWSVPVLPMLLSVPLWSIIITQMCSNWSYYTLLTSLPTYMNDIMHFDIKSNGFLSAVPYLGALLFSTLSGVAADSLIERKVFSISVVRKLFTLIGLLSGAAFLVAVSYAGCSHILTVTFLTLSATIGAITAAGVYMNQIDIAPRYAGLLLGITNTFGTIPGVVAPIATGYFTEDRTMAGWRKVFWVAAGINVIGAIIFTIFSSGKIQPWAVVEDDEAEAEKDRSHSNST, encoded by the exons ATGTTCCTTGGGTTCTCCGTGGTCTACGGCCTCCGTGTAAACCTCAGCGTTGCCATGGTAGCCATGGTGAATACCACTGAAACCGAACCAGCCCAGAACACCTCGGTAATCGGTGCCTGTCCAGCGCCAGCTGGGTCGGAAAACACCAGTGACCCCTTCCTGCAGCCCGTGGGG ATCCCCCAGTATCCGTGGGACTCTGAGACTCAGGGCTGGCTGCAGGGGGCCTTCTTCTTCGGCTACCTGTTCACACAGATCCCGGCTGGCTACCTGTCTGGTCACTACGGGGGGAGTGTCTTCATGGGTTTGGGCGTGCTGGGCACCGCTGCACTCACCTTGCTCACCCCCCTGGCCTCCAGCATGGGTGCATACTGGCTGTTTGCTCTGCGAGCGTTGGAGGGCTTTGGGGAG GGCGTCACGTTCCCCGCCATGATGTCGCTGTGGGCTCGATGGTCTCCCCCCCTGGAGCGCTCTCGCCTCATGACGCTGTCGGGATCTGGAGCCAGCTTTGGCGCCTTTGTGGCTCTGCCGCTCACCGGCTACATCTGCCAGACACTGGGCTGGCCCGCTGTCTTTTACATCTGTG gTGGTTCCGGTTGTCTGTGGTCGGTGTTTTGGTTTGCGTTCGCGTCAGATGACCCTCGCACCAACCGGCGAATcagcaaagaggagagagattaCATCATAAACTCCATCGGATCACAG GGAACAGGCCATGGCTGGTCGGTGCCTGTGCTGCCCATGCTGCTGTCggtccctctgtggtccatcatcatcacccaGATGTGCTCTAACTGGTCCTACTACACCCTGCTCACCTCCCTGCCCACGTACATGAACGACATCATGCACTTTGACATCAAATCA AACGGGTTCCTCTCCGCTGTGCCGTATCTTGGGGCCTTGTTGTTCTCGACGCTGTCTGGTGTCGCGGCAGACAGCCTCATCGAGAGGAAGGTGTTCAGCATCTCCGTCGTACGGAAGCTCTTCACACTCATAG GTCTGTTGTCCGGGGCAGCGTTCCTCGTGGCTGTGAGTTACGCCGGCTGCAGCCACATCCTCACCGTCACCTTCCTCACACTCTCCGCAACCATAGGAGCAATCACTGCCGCCGGAGTCTACATGAACCAAATAGATATCGCTCCACG GTATGCAGGACTCCTTCTAGGAATCACCAACACATTCGGGACCATTCCTGGAGTTGTTGCACCCATCGCTACAGGATACTTTACGGAGGAC CGCACCATGGCAGGCTGGAGAAAGGTGTTCTGGGTGGCTGCCGGGATCAACGTCATCGGTGCTATCATCTTCACCATATTCAGCAGTGGGAAGATCCAGCCGTGGGCCGTCGTCGAGGACGACGAAGCGGAAGCCGAGAAAGACAGAAGCCATTCCAACTCCACGTGA
- the mycbp gene encoding C-Myc-binding protein, whose protein sequence is MSHYRAAESKREQFRRYLEKSGVLDTITSVLVQLYEENDKPDNALDFIKLQLNGPGPDPVDSEALRMELADLQQKCNLLMGENKELRNRLMQYEPQRDAGPPQ, encoded by the exons ATGTCCCATTATAGA gCTGCGGAATCGAAACGAGAACAATTTAGAAGATATCTCGAAAAATCGGGAGTCCTTGACACTATAACCAGCG TTTTAGTGCAACTTTATGAAGAGAATGACAAACCCGACAATGCACTGGA TTTCATAAAGCTTCAGCTCAATGGTCCTGGTCCAGATCCAGTTGACTCTGAGGCTCTTCGCATGGAGCTGGCTGACCTTCAACAGAAATGCAACCTTCTCATGGGGGAGAACAAAGAGCTGAGAAACCGG CTGATGCAGTACGAACCACAGCGTGATGCAGGGCCGCCACAGTAG
- the LOC120826959 gene encoding sialin isoform X1: protein MPSPNGYSINSASVDESEDSEPLIRNDAIHPQCCSARLNLAFLMFLGFSVVYGLRVNLSVAMVAMVNTTETEPAQNTSVIGACPAPAGSENTSDPFLQPVGIPQYPWDSETQGWLQGAFFFGYLFTQIPAGYLSGHYGGSVFMGLGVLGTAALTLLTPLASSMGAYWLFALRALEGFGEGVTFPAMMSLWARWSPPLERSRLMTLSGSGASFGAFVALPLTGYICQTLGWPAVFYICGGSGCLWSVFWFAFASDDPRTNRRISKEERDYIINSIGSQGTGHGWSVPVLPMLLSVPLWSIIITQMCSNWSYYTLLTSLPTYMNDIMHFDIKSNGFLSAVPYLGALLFSTLSGVAADSLIERKVFSISVVRKLFTLIGLLSGAAFLVAVSYAGCSHILTVTFLTLSATIGAITAAGVYMNQIDIAPRYAGLLLGITNTFGTIPGVVAPIATGYFTEDRTMAGWRKVFWVAAGINVIGAIIFTIFSSGKIQPWAVVEDDEAEAEKDRSHSNST, encoded by the exons ATGCCGTCACCAAATGGCTACTCCATCAACTCGGCCTCTGTGGACGAAAGCGAGGACAGTGAACCCCTCATCAGGAACGATGCAA TCCATCCCCAGTGCTGCTCGGCTCGCCTCAACCTGGCTTTCCTGATGTTCCTTGGGTTCTCCGTGGTCTACGGCCTCCGTGTAAACCTCAGCGTTGCCATGGTAGCCATGGTGAATACCACTGAAACCGAACCAGCCCAGAACACCTCGGTAATCGGTGCCTGTCCAGCGCCAGCTGGGTCGGAAAACACCAGTGACCCCTTCCTGCAGCCCGTGGGG ATCCCCCAGTATCCGTGGGACTCTGAGACTCAGGGCTGGCTGCAGGGGGCCTTCTTCTTCGGCTACCTGTTCACACAGATCCCGGCTGGCTACCTGTCTGGTCACTACGGGGGGAGTGTCTTCATGGGTTTGGGCGTGCTGGGCACCGCTGCACTCACCTTGCTCACCCCCCTGGCCTCCAGCATGGGTGCATACTGGCTGTTTGCTCTGCGAGCGTTGGAGGGCTTTGGGGAG GGCGTCACGTTCCCCGCCATGATGTCGCTGTGGGCTCGATGGTCTCCCCCCCTGGAGCGCTCTCGCCTCATGACGCTGTCGGGATCTGGAGCCAGCTTTGGCGCCTTTGTGGCTCTGCCGCTCACCGGCTACATCTGCCAGACACTGGGCTGGCCCGCTGTCTTTTACATCTGTG gTGGTTCCGGTTGTCTGTGGTCGGTGTTTTGGTTTGCGTTCGCGTCAGATGACCCTCGCACCAACCGGCGAATcagcaaagaggagagagattaCATCATAAACTCCATCGGATCACAG GGAACAGGCCATGGCTGGTCGGTGCCTGTGCTGCCCATGCTGCTGTCggtccctctgtggtccatcatcatcacccaGATGTGCTCTAACTGGTCCTACTACACCCTGCTCACCTCCCTGCCCACGTACATGAACGACATCATGCACTTTGACATCAAATCA AACGGGTTCCTCTCCGCTGTGCCGTATCTTGGGGCCTTGTTGTTCTCGACGCTGTCTGGTGTCGCGGCAGACAGCCTCATCGAGAGGAAGGTGTTCAGCATCTCCGTCGTACGGAAGCTCTTCACACTCATAG GTCTGTTGTCCGGGGCAGCGTTCCTCGTGGCTGTGAGTTACGCCGGCTGCAGCCACATCCTCACCGTCACCTTCCTCACACTCTCCGCAACCATAGGAGCAATCACTGCCGCCGGAGTCTACATGAACCAAATAGATATCGCTCCACG GTATGCAGGACTCCTTCTAGGAATCACCAACACATTCGGGACCATTCCTGGAGTTGTTGCACCCATCGCTACAGGATACTTTACGGAGGAC CGCACCATGGCAGGCTGGAGAAAGGTGTTCTGGGTGGCTGCCGGGATCAACGTCATCGGTGCTATCATCTTCACCATATTCAGCAGTGGGAAGATCCAGCCGTGGGCCGTCGTCGAGGACGACGAAGCGGAAGCCGAGAAAGACAGAAGCCATTCCAACTCCACGTGA
- the gja9b gene encoding gap junction protein alpha 9b, whose product MGDWNFLGGILEEVHIHSTMVGKIWLTILFIFRMLVLGVAAEDVWNDEQSDFVCNTDQPGCRNVCYDQAFPISLIRYWVLQVIFVSSPSLVYMGHAIYQLRALEKERHCKKVALRRELEAVDAELVEVRRRIEREMKLLEQGKLNKAPLRGSLLCTYLVHIVTRSVVEVSFMVCQYFLYGHRLNPLYKCEREPCPNVVDCFVSRPTEKTVFMVFMQGIACISLFLSLLEIMHLGFKKLKRGILDYYPHLKADLDEYYVDKSKKDSVVHQVCVGTSVGRKTTIPTAPCGYTLLLEKQGNGPAYPLLNASSAFVPIKGDPVAKPDLHKDGKEGVPSPTEQNSNSNNTSSETRSPPSDKQEEPEEQSSPPLERMGCTSSEYPTLPVASSCATMSGAARKSRRVSPPWNCSTLVEGNGSDSGDSYQGNNGGKPRGGCVGPRARVLSKSDTKRPSRPQSPDSAGELSSVSRHSHESNSPVPASPSRRVSAVSSNGSRRAPTDLQI is encoded by the coding sequence ATGGGAGACTGGAACTTCCTTGGAGGGATCTTGGAGGAGGTGCACATCCACTCCACCATGGTCGGCAAGATCTGGCTCACCATCCTGTTCATATTCCGGATGCTGGTGCTGGGCGTCGCGGCGGAAGACGTGTGGAACGACGAGCAGTCCGACTTCGTCTGCAACACCGACCAGCCGGGCTGCCGCAACGTCTGCTACGACCAGGCCTTCCCCATCTCCCTCATCCGCTACTGGGTGCTCCAGGTCATTTTCGTGTCCTCGCCCTCCCTGGTGTACATGGGCCACGCCATCTACCAGCTGCGGGCTCTGGAGAAGGAGCGGCACTGCAAGAAGGTGGCCCTCCGTCGCGAGCTGGAGGCGGTGGACgcggagctggtggaggtgcGGCGGAGGATTGAGAGGGAGATGAAGCTGCTGGAGCAGGGGAAGCTCAACAAGGCTCCTCTGAGGGGCTCTCTGCTGTGCACCTACCTGGTCCACATCGTCACGCGCTCAGTGGTGGAGGTCAGCTTCATGGTGTGTCAGTACTTCCTCTACGGACACCGGCTGAACCCGCTCTACAAGTGTGAGCGGGAGCCGTGCCCGAACGTGGTCGACTGCTTCGTCTCCAGGCCCACCGAGAAGACGGTGTTCATGGTGTTCATGCAGGGGATCGCCTGCATCTcgctcttcctcagcctcctggAGATCATGCACCTGGGATTCAAGAAGCTCAAGAGGGGCATCCTGGACTACTACCCGCACCTGAAGGCCGACCTCGACGAGTACTACGTGGACAAGTCGAAGAAGGACTCGGTGGTGCATCAGGTGTGCGTGGGCACGTCCGTGGGTCGCAAGACCACCATCCCCACGGCGCCGTGTGGGTACACGTTGCTGTTGGAGAAGCAGGGCAACGGGCCCGCCTACCCTCTCCTCAACGCCTCCTCTGCCTTCGTCCCGATCAAAGGGGACCCTGTCGCAAAGCCGGACCTCCACAAGGACGGCAAGGAGGGCGTCCCGAGCCCCACGGAGCAGAACAGCAACTCCAACAACACGAGCAGCGAGACGCGCTCCCCTCCTTCAGACAAacaggaggagccggaggagcagTCTTCGCCCCCTCTGGAACGCATGGGGTGCACCAGCTCCGAGTATCCGACCCTCCCCGTGGCCTCATCGTGCGCAACGATGTCAGGAGCTGCGAGGAAGTCGCGGAGGGTCAGTCCACCGTGGAACTGCTCCACGCTGGTGGAAGGCAACGGGTCGGACAGCGGAGACTCCTATCAAGGGAACAACGGCGGGAAGCCGCGTGGCGGCTGCGTCGGACCCCGAGCGAGGGTGCTCTCCAAATCAGACACGAAGAGGCCGAGCAGGCCTCAGAGCCCGGACTCCGCAGGGGAGCTGAGCTCAGTGTCTCGACACAGCCACGAGAGCAACAGCCCCGTCCCAGCCTCTCCCAGCCGCCGCGTGTCAGCAGTGAGCAGCAACGGCAGCAGAAGGGCCCCAACTGATCTGCAGATATGA
- the srsf10b gene encoding serine and arginine rich splicing factor 10b: MSSNDRQRCEHLFNYFCPGGRTTGLSKCACATYFSLQILQSRKAFLLLSECNFMAKYMRPPNTSLFVRNISDESRPEDLRREFGRYGPIVDVYIPLDFYTRRSRGFAYIQFEDVRDAEDALHSLDRKWVCGRQIEIQFAQGDRKTPNQMKTKEHSPGRSSRHDDRDGRRRRSRSRSYDRYRSRSPSHDRHRRRSESPRESRGRVYGGRSRSREEDRYRPRPRRESRGRSRSKSASPREAVNPPSTSHYAEEEVRRTHSPSRSRSRSASRSRSRSRSWAGHKSGGR; the protein is encoded by the exons CAAGTGCGCATGCGCAACATATTTTTCACTGCAGATTCTCCAATCGCGAAAAGCTTTTCTTCTGCTGAGTGAGTGTAACTTTATGGCCAAATACATGAGGCCCCCAAACACATCTTTGTTCGTCAGAAACATCTCCGATGAGTCCAG GCCTGAGGATTTGCGGCGTGAGTTTGGCCGCTATGGGCCGATAGTGGATGTCTACATCCCACTTGACTTCTATACACGTCGATCAAGAGGATTTGCATACATTCAAT TTGAAGATGTGCGTGATGCAGAAGATGCTCTTCACAGCCTGGACAGGAAGTGGGTTTGTGGCCGGCAGATTGAAATCCAGTTTGCCCAGGGTGACCGAAAGA CCCCAAATCAGATGAAGACGAAGGAGCATTCTCCGGGCAGATCCTCCCGGCACGACGACCGAGACGGCAGACGCAGGCGCTCGCGCAGCCGCAGTTACGACCGATACCGATCACGCAGCCCTTCTCACGATCGCCACCGCAGGCGCTCCGAGAGTCCTCGCGA GTCTCGTGGACGAGTGTATGGGGGAAGAAGCAGGAGCCGCGAGGAGGACAG ATACAGGCCGAGGCCTCGCAGGGAGTCCAGAGGGAGATCTCGATCCAAATCGGCGTCCCCGCGGGAAGCCGTCAACCCGCCGTCGACTTCTCATTACGCCGAGGAGGAGGTGCGGCGGACGCACTCCCCGTCCCGCTCCAGGTCCCGCTCGGCGTCCAGGTCCCGCTCTCGCTCCCGTTCCTGGGCCGGGCACAAGTCCGGAGGTCGCTAG